One Cryptococcus tetragattii IND107 chromosome 10, whole genome shotgun sequence DNA segment encodes these proteins:
- a CDS encoding 60S ribosomal protein eL20, translating into MARFTEYSVVGRTLPTEADPAPKLYRMRIFAPNEVVAKSRYWYYLRQLKKAKKAHGEIVALNVIHEKKPLKVKNFAIWLRYDSRSGTHNMVKEFRALSRAEAVEAMYQDMAARHRARFRNVQILRVAEVEKKDDIRRPYIKQLLEPGLKFPLPHRRTKSKAWYAANRPSTWA; encoded by the exons ATGGCTCGTTTCACCGAGTACTCTGTTGTGGGCCGAACCCTCCCTACCGAGGCGGACCCTGCTCCCAAGCTCTA TCGCATGAGGATCTTTGCCCCCAACGAGGTCGTCGCCAAGTCCCGATACTGGTACTACCTTCGtcagttgaagaaggccaagaaggctcACGGTGAGATCGTTGCCCTCAACGTC ATCCATGAGAAGAAGCCTCTTAAGGTTAAGAACTTCGCTATCTGGCTCCGATACGACTCTCGATCTGGTACCCACAAC ATGGTCAAGGAGTTCCGTGCTCTTTCCCGTGCCGAGGCCGTCGAGGCTATGTACCAGGACATGGCTGCCCGACACCGTGCCCGATTCAGGAATGTTCAGATCCTCCGTGTTGCcgaggttgagaagaaggatgacatCAGGAGGCCTTACATCAAGCAGCTCCTCGAGCCCGGACTCAagttccctctcccccacCGAAGGACCAAGTCCAAGGCTTGGTACGCCGCCAACAGGCCT TCTACCTGGGCTTAA
- a CDS encoding ATP-dependent RNA helicase DBP7: protein MADDIELNFAVPATGVVRQIAPKKGGRWTDRVRAKREARDAFKSMKESPLPTQTLSTPIVSGPKLAPKPTLTKPVPTPAPVSRLPLPKPQVVAPPPSANATAGPSRPVPPPRAASSNAHKPASTPAPATIKPRTSLPSNAFELPLLPFQAGPSRQQSAEKPKAPQFISSLFTSAPLPSVKSSTAPEVPAGAPSNAPVDTTTFQGLGLNKLLINHLKGKMGVEKPTGIQRSCLPYMLSSPLNPDKKAGDESPKEEPLRDVLIQAQTGSGKTLSYLLPIVQTLLPLSRLSYIDRSIGTLAIILAPTRELAQQISKVLEQLLHMSFVASKEGSDDEDEDDRPFTRWLVSGLLTGGSTRTHEKAKLRKGVPILVSTPGRLLDHLQNTMSFQCAKTMFLVLDEADRLMDLGFEETIQGIIKALEGRRRNEINIEKEMDKEGGGTMRWPFWDRGRLNVLCSATVDAKVERLAGAALRDPVLFRSEKDEAEAKRRGEGKDDAVTKALNEAQAVVIPQESEEKFTPPSQLSQKYVVLPTKLRLVALVALLRSLISSVARGISVNNGTKVIVFLSSTDAVDFHWKLLSGVQMGQQGQQADEEKEEEEEEEGESAEELDSDGEPKLKKSKRKTKSKSTDDIVSLTSPLFPNTTLHRLHGSLPLRTRLASLKAFATSSSQPSVLFATSVASRGLDLPLVRAVVQYDLPTEGGANEYVHRVGRTARAGKGGEAWAFVSSSEEGWVKWIEGKMGAAEGKGGVNLGQVGVEDVLRKGFGGKSYEYEARATDVQLGFENWVLASEQNAALARKAFASFVRAYSTHPLEEKQFFHTKLLHLGHLAKSFALREAPAQLASALSAGKSKKSKSKATSSATQPGKRKRDEDEEDLEERGGKELTARNETERRMYEAVRKQGRTIKSGGKLGEFSGKGQNKGQKAATTGGEFHIVNAGELERLVAKRK, encoded by the exons ATGGCTGACGATATCGAGCTTAACTTTGCTGTACCAGCAACAGGCGTCGTGAGGCAAATAGCCCCGAAGAAGGGTGGCAGATGGACTGACAG AGTGAGAGCGAaaagagaagcaagagatGCCTTCAAGAGCATGAAAGAAAGCCCTTTACCAACACAAACTCTCTCTACACCTATCGTTTCTGGGCCCAAACTCGCTCCCAAACCGACCTTAACCAAGCCAGTCCCTACACCTGCACCCGTGTCACGGCTTCCATTACCTAAACCCCAGGTGGTCGCACCACCTCCGTCTGCAAATGCAACTGCTGGTCCATCTCGTCCAGTACCGCCTCCTCGGGCTGCGAGCTCAAATGCTCACAAACCTGCTTCTACACCAGCGCCCGCCACCATCAAGCCTAGAActtcacttccttccaACGCCTTCGAGCTTCCTCTTTTACCTTTTCAAGCTGGGCCATCTCGACAGCAATCCGCGGAAAAGCCCAAGGCTCCCCAGtttatctcttctctgtTTACATCTGCTCCCCTTCCGAGCGTAAAGTCATCTACTGCTCCAGAGGTACCTGCCGGCGCCCCGTCCAACGCACCTGTGGACACAACAACATTTCAGGGTTTGGGCCTCAACAAgctcctcatcaaccatTTAAAAGGGAAAATGGGAGTAGAGAAGCCAACAGGTATTCAGCGAAGCTGTCTGCCATACATGCTCTCTTCGCCTTTGAACCCTGACAAGAAAGCTGGGGATGAAAGCCCGAAAGAGGAACCTCTTCGCGATGTCCTCATACAAGCACAGACTGGTTCAGGTAAAACTCTTTCTTATCTCCTTCCTATCGTTCAAAcacttctccctctctcaagATTATCGTATATTGATCGCTCCATCGGTACATTGGCCATCATCCTGGCGCCTACTCGAGAACTCGCCCAGCAAATTTCCAAGGTGCTCGAACAGCTATTGCATATGTCCTTTGTTGCCTCCAAGGAAGGTAGtgacgacgaggacgaggatgatagACCATTCACTCGATGGTTGGTTTCTGGTTTGTTAACTGGTGGATCGACGAGAACACACGAAAAGGCAAAGTTGAGAAAAGGTGTTCCGATTCTGGTGTCTACTCCCGGTCGACTGTTGGACCATTTGCAGAACACTATGTCTTTCCAGTGCGCCAAGACGATGTTTCTCGTTCTTGATGAAGCCGACAGACTTATGGACCTTGGTTTTGAGGAGACTATTCAGGGTATCATCAAGGCGCTGgaaggcagaagaagaaatgagaTCAacattgagaaggagatggataaAGAGGGGGGTGGTACCATGCGTTGGCCCTTCTGGGACCGAGGACGACTCAATGTCCTGTGTTCAGCAACTGTCGATGCCAAGGTCGAGAGACTAGCGGGAGCTGCTCTAAGAGACCCTGTTCTCTTTCGTtcggagaaggatgaggcaGAGGCAAAGAGGAGGGGTGAAGGCAAAGATGACGCTGTCACTAAAGCTCTCAATGAAGCCCAGGCCGTTGTAATTCCTCAAGAATCTGAAGAAAAGTTTACTCCCCCTTCCCAACTTTCGCAAAAATATGTGGTTCTGCCAACCAAGCTTCGGCTTGTCGCGCTTGTTGCTCTCCTCCGATCACTTATTTCATCTGTCGCCAGGGGCATAAGCGTGAATAATGGTACGAAGGTCATTGTGTTTTTGAGCTCCACGGATGCAGTAGATTTCCACTGGAAGCTACTTAGTGGAGTGCAGATGGGTCAGCAAGGACAACAggcggatgaagagaaggaagaagaggaggaggaagaaggggagagtGCCGAGGAACTCGACTCTGACGGCGAACCGAAActcaagaagagcaaaCGCAAAACTAAATCCAAATCTACCGACGACATTGTGTCTCtcacctctcctctcttcccaaacACTACCCTTCATCGATTACACGGttccctccctcttcgTACCCGTCTCGCTTCTCTCAAAGCTTTcgccacctcttcttcccagcccTCTGTACTCTTCGCCACTTCTGTAGCTTCTCGTGGTCTGGATCTTCCCCTCGTTAGGGCGGTGGTACAATACGATCTTCCCACAGAAGGTGGTGCAAACGAATACGTGCACAGAGTTGGACGTACCGCCCGAGCGGGTAAGGGTGGTGAGGCATGGGCATTTGTCTCATCCAGTGAGGAAGGTTGGGTAAAATGGATCGAGGGCAAGATGGGCGCGGCCGAAGGCAAGGGTGGTGTGAACCTCGGTCAAGTTGGTGTGGAGGATGTCTTGAGAAAAGGATTTGGGGGCAAGTCATACGAGTACGAAGCGAGAGCGACGGATGTGCAATTGGGCTTTGAAAATTGGGTTTTGGCATCTGAGCAG AATGCTGCTCTTGCACGAAAAGCTTTTGCTTCCTTCGTCCGAGCTTATTCTACCCACCCTCTCGAGGAGAAACAATTCTTCCACACAAAGCTGCTGCATTTGGGTCATTTGGCCAAATCCTTTGCATTGCGAGAAGCGCCTGCTCAGTTAGCCAGTGCTCTTTCAGCTGGAAAATCCAAAAAATCCAAGTCCAAGGCTACATCCAGCGCCACTCAGccagggaagaggaagcgagatgaggatgaggaggaccTGGAAGAGCGAGGAGGCAAGGAGTTGACTGCTAGAAACGAGacagagagaagaatgtaTGAGGCAGTCAGGAAGCAAGGAAGGACGATCAAGAGTGGAGGTAAGCTGGGAGAGTTCTCAGGCAAGGGTCAGAACAAGGGGCAAAAGGCAGCAACGACTGGCGGAGAGTTCCATATTGTCAATGCGggagagttggagaggCTGGTCGCAAAGAGGAAGTAA